From one Microbacterium sp. 10M-3C3 genomic stretch:
- a CDS encoding dihydrofolate reductase family protein — protein MHVRDALAAAGGHDVSTEGGRAWLTSLYARDDDAYVRLNMITSPTGAASGADGTSETLTSPTDRALLRIIRAHADAVVVGAATVRAEGYIVPRAARLAIVTTTGDLDGNRFDGHADAIVLVCPEGRVEQVRARSGVPAIRVLGVPGGESLEPRTVVEALAGIGLTRLVCEGGPTLAARFAESGVIDEYCVSVAPVLEPAREPFLPISARVPTTLAGMLVDDAGFSYLRLRRAR, from the coding sequence ATGCACGTGCGCGACGCCCTCGCCGCCGCAGGCGGGCACGACGTGTCCACCGAGGGCGGCCGCGCCTGGCTCACCTCGCTGTACGCACGAGACGACGACGCCTACGTGCGGCTGAACATGATCACGAGCCCCACCGGGGCAGCGTCCGGCGCCGACGGCACCAGCGAGACGCTCACGAGCCCGACCGACCGCGCTCTGCTCCGCATCATCCGCGCCCACGCCGACGCCGTCGTCGTAGGCGCCGCGACCGTTCGCGCCGAAGGCTACATCGTCCCGCGTGCGGCGCGGCTCGCGATCGTCACCACGACCGGCGACCTCGACGGCAACCGCTTCGACGGCCACGCGGACGCCATCGTCTTGGTGTGCCCCGAGGGCCGGGTGGAGCAGGTCCGCGCGCGGTCGGGCGTCCCTGCCATCCGCGTCCTCGGCGTTCCCGGCGGGGAGTCGCTCGAGCCGCGAACGGTCGTCGAGGCTCTCGCGGGGATCGGCCTGACGCGCCTGGTGTGCGAGGGCGGACCGACCCTGGCGGCGCGCTTCGCCGAGTCGGGCGTCATCGACGAGTACTGCGTGAGCGTCGCGCCCGTCCTCGAGCCCGCGCGGGAGCCGTTCCTGCCGATCAGCGCCCGCGTGCCGACGACCCTTGCCGGCATGCTCGTCGACGACGCCGGCTTCAGCTACCTGCGGCTTCGCCGGGCTCGATGA
- a CDS encoding alpha/beta fold hydrolase — translation MNGPRHAAGSGASPRSADALRAAATVLALSLGAVVTAIGAISLRVARRVVTPAPRVPDTRIVDLDTTAQTITLARTPDTVLPGRYGLFTTGALPYVKLGSVLSEDARTVKRKLLTHVAPGARLAPDAAFSGWYYDRPDDLQLPFRNELIGSGVGPCPAWLFPAAEETDRWVVQVHGRGTTRAEALRAVPLFRSLGFTSLLVSYRNDGEAPRSRTGTYALGATEWRDVDAAIGFARRSGARRIVVMGWSMGGAIALQVELNSPHQDVLAGLILESPVVDWRVVLDYQAHLMGLPAPVTGLALGTLSSEWAAPVARTGAAIPFDQLDAVARAEELHHPILLLHSDDDGFVPSDASHALARVRPDLVEMHTFAVARHTKLWNYDQVRWSAAITEWLRRQQLIEPGEAAGS, via the coding sequence ATGAACGGCCCCAGGCACGCCGCAGGCTCCGGCGCTTCTCCCCGGTCGGCCGACGCGCTGCGGGCGGCCGCCACGGTCCTCGCCCTCTCGCTCGGCGCCGTGGTCACCGCGATCGGCGCGATCTCGCTGCGCGTCGCGCGGCGGGTCGTGACCCCGGCGCCCCGCGTCCCCGACACGCGCATCGTGGACCTTGACACCACGGCGCAGACGATCACGCTCGCGCGCACCCCCGACACGGTGCTCCCGGGGCGCTACGGCCTGTTCACGACCGGCGCACTGCCCTACGTGAAGCTCGGCTCGGTGCTCAGCGAGGACGCGCGCACGGTCAAGCGCAAGCTCCTCACCCACGTCGCGCCGGGCGCGCGCCTCGCCCCCGACGCGGCCTTCAGCGGCTGGTACTACGACCGGCCCGACGACCTCCAGCTGCCGTTCCGCAACGAGCTCATCGGGTCGGGCGTGGGTCCGTGTCCTGCGTGGCTGTTCCCGGCGGCGGAGGAGACCGACCGGTGGGTCGTGCAGGTGCACGGCCGGGGAACGACACGCGCCGAGGCGCTGCGCGCCGTGCCGCTGTTCCGGTCGCTGGGCTTCACGTCCCTGCTCGTCTCGTACCGCAACGACGGCGAGGCACCCCGCAGCCGCACGGGGACGTACGCCCTCGGGGCGACCGAGTGGCGGGACGTGGACGCCGCGATCGGTTTCGCACGACGTTCCGGCGCGCGGCGGATCGTGGTCATGGGATGGTCGATGGGGGGCGCGATCGCGCTGCAGGTGGAGCTGAACTCCCCGCACCAGGACGTGCTGGCAGGGCTCATCCTGGAGTCGCCGGTGGTGGACTGGCGTGTGGTCCTCGACTACCAGGCCCATCTCATGGGGCTTCCCGCCCCGGTCACCGGGCTCGCTCTCGGCACGCTGTCATCGGAGTGGGCGGCGCCGGTCGCACGCACCGGTGCGGCCATCCCGTTCGATCAGCTCGACGCGGTCGCCCGCGCCGAGGAGCTCCACCACCCGATCCTGCTGCTGCACAGCGACGATGACGGCTTCGTCCCGTCCGACGCCTCCCACGCGCTGGCGAGGGTGCGCCCCGATCTGGTCGAGATGCACACGTTCGCCGTCGCGCGGCATACGAAGCTCTGGAACTACGACCAGGTGCGCTGGTCGGCGGCGATCACGGAGTGGCTCCGCCGTCAGCAGCTCATCGAGCCCGGCGAAGCCGCAGGTAGCTGA
- a CDS encoding DUF3000 domain-containing protein, with translation MSDHPPAAPSAFAQAAEELRATGFRDDFAVREIPAPSGLAPESLALAGDVRPDGTGIDSPFGTGRFILLHDPDEPEPWGGAWRIVCFAQAPLESEIGTDPLLADVAWSWLVDALASRGASYSAASGTATKTLSKGFGSLAAQGDGAQIELRASWSPKPPFGPHVEAWAELVCMLAGLPPGSEGIVTLGSRRSDS, from the coding sequence GTGAGCGACCATCCTCCTGCCGCGCCCTCCGCGTTCGCGCAGGCCGCCGAGGAGCTGCGGGCCACAGGCTTCCGGGACGACTTCGCGGTACGGGAGATCCCGGCGCCGTCGGGGCTGGCTCCCGAATCGCTGGCGCTGGCCGGCGACGTGCGCCCCGACGGCACCGGCATCGACTCCCCCTTCGGCACCGGCCGATTCATCCTGCTGCACGATCCGGATGAGCCGGAGCCGTGGGGCGGCGCGTGGCGCATCGTGTGCTTCGCCCAGGCGCCTCTGGAGAGCGAGATCGGCACCGACCCCCTCCTCGCGGATGTCGCGTGGTCGTGGCTCGTCGACGCCCTGGCGTCGCGCGGCGCGAGCTACTCCGCCGCATCCGGCACCGCCACGAAGACGCTTTCGAAGGGGTTCGGCTCTCTGGCGGCCCAGGGCGACGGCGCGCAGATCGAGCTGCGCGCGTCATGGAGTCCGAAGCCTCCGTTCGGGCCGCACGTCGAGGCATGGGCCGAGCTCGTATGCATGCTCGCGGGGCTTCCGCCGGGGTCGGAGGGCATCGTGACGCTCGGCTCGCGGAGGAGCGACTCGTGA
- a CDS encoding HRDC domain-containing protein — MTDYVVIESADGLRDAAAALAGGTGPVAVDVERASGFRYSQRAYLIQVFRRESGVFLLDPSTIEDFSPLQEAIADAEWVFHAASQDLPSLRERGLEPHRMFDTELAARLLGHERVGLGAVVESTLGITLAKAHSAADWSTRPLPQSWLEYAALDVTHLVDVRDALAAELVEQGKTAFAEEEFAAVLERPAKPPREDPWRRLGGLHAVRGRRNLAVARALWQAREDYAREQDVAPGRLVPDRSLVAAVLANPQTKQELAAVKEFTGRASRSQLDRWWNAIVEGRAATELPADRIPSESLPPARAWADRNPEADARLRAARPVVEERAGELDMPTENLLTPELLRRVAWAPPAEITAESIGLALRELGAREWQIAETAQRIADAFVASVNIVDDAESAAS, encoded by the coding sequence GTGACGGACTACGTGGTCATCGAGAGCGCCGACGGCCTGCGCGACGCGGCCGCCGCCCTCGCGGGCGGCACGGGGCCCGTCGCCGTCGACGTCGAACGCGCCTCCGGCTTCCGGTACTCGCAACGCGCCTACCTCATCCAGGTGTTCCGCCGCGAGTCGGGGGTGTTCCTCCTGGATCCCTCCACGATCGAGGACTTCTCGCCGCTGCAGGAGGCGATCGCCGACGCCGAGTGGGTCTTCCACGCGGCCAGCCAGGACCTCCCCTCGCTGCGCGAGCGCGGACTGGAACCGCACCGCATGTTCGACACCGAGCTCGCGGCGCGGCTGCTCGGACATGAGCGGGTGGGGCTCGGCGCCGTCGTCGAGTCCACGCTCGGCATCACGCTGGCGAAGGCGCACTCGGCGGCGGACTGGTCGACACGGCCCCTGCCGCAGTCATGGCTCGAATACGCGGCGCTCGATGTCACGCACCTGGTCGACGTGCGCGATGCCCTCGCCGCAGAGCTGGTCGAACAGGGCAAGACCGCGTTCGCCGAGGAGGAGTTCGCGGCCGTGCTCGAACGGCCCGCCAAGCCGCCGCGCGAGGATCCGTGGCGGCGCCTCGGCGGCCTGCACGCGGTGCGGGGGCGGCGCAACCTCGCCGTGGCACGCGCGCTGTGGCAGGCACGTGAGGACTATGCGCGCGAGCAGGACGTCGCGCCCGGTCGGCTCGTGCCCGACCGCTCGCTCGTGGCCGCCGTGCTGGCCAACCCGCAGACCAAGCAGGAGCTCGCTGCGGTGAAGGAGTTCACCGGGCGCGCGAGCCGCTCCCAGCTGGACCGGTGGTGGAACGCGATCGTGGAAGGACGCGCCGCGACTGAGCTTCCCGCCGACCGCATCCCCTCCGAATCGCTCCCGCCCGCGCGGGCGTGGGCCGACCGCAACCCCGAGGCCGACGCGCGCCTGCGCGCCGCGCGCCCCGTGGTGGAGGAACGCGCCGGCGAACTGGACATGCCGACGGAGAACCTCCTCACCCCCGAGCTGCTGCGCCGCGTCGCCTGGGCTCCGCCGGCCGAGATCACGGCGGAATCGATCGGTCTCGCGTTGCGCGAACTCGGCGCGCGCGAGTGGCAGATTGCGGAAACCGCACAGCGGATCGCGGATGCCTTTGTGGCTTCCGTCAACATCGTGGACGACGCCGAGAGCGCCGCTTCGTAG
- a CDS encoding thiolase family protein translates to MAEISDVFFVDGVRTPFGRAGEKGMYWNTRADDLVVKAIIGLMERNANVPKDRIDDVAIAATSQTGDQGLTLGRTAAILAGLPMTVPGLAIDRMCAGAMTSVTTMGASIGFGQYDLALAGGVEHMGRHPIGANADPNPRFVAEKLVDPGALNMGVTAERIHDRFPHLTKERADRFGMLSQHKAQAAYEAGRIQPDLVPVAIKDAEGAWGLATEDEGRRPETTMDGLAALKTPFRPHGRVTAGTSSPLTDGATVSLLAGASAVKELGLEPKMRLVSFAFAGVEPEIMGIGPIPATEKALRKAGLTIDDIGLFELNEAFAIQVLSLLDHFGIADDDPRVNPWGGAIAVGHPLAASGVRLMIQLAAQFRQRPDVRYGLTAMCVGLGQGGSVIWENPWFDGKKKRK, encoded by the coding sequence GTGGCCGAGATTTCGGACGTCTTCTTCGTCGACGGAGTGCGCACACCGTTCGGGCGCGCCGGCGAGAAAGGCATGTACTGGAACACCCGCGCCGACGACCTGGTCGTCAAGGCGATCATCGGACTGATGGAGCGCAACGCGAACGTCCCGAAGGACCGCATCGACGACGTCGCCATCGCCGCGACCTCGCAGACGGGCGACCAGGGCCTCACCCTCGGGCGCACCGCGGCGATCCTGGCCGGCCTGCCGATGACGGTTCCGGGCCTCGCGATCGACCGCATGTGCGCGGGTGCCATGACGAGCGTGACCACGATGGGCGCCTCGATCGGCTTCGGCCAGTACGACCTGGCCCTCGCGGGCGGCGTCGAGCACATGGGCCGTCACCCCATCGGCGCCAACGCCGACCCCAATCCGCGCTTCGTCGCCGAGAAGCTCGTCGACCCGGGCGCGCTCAACATGGGTGTCACCGCGGAGCGCATCCACGACCGCTTCCCGCACCTGACCAAGGAGCGCGCCGACCGCTTCGGCATGCTGAGCCAGCACAAGGCGCAGGCCGCCTATGAGGCGGGGCGCATCCAGCCCGACCTCGTGCCCGTCGCGATCAAGGACGCCGAGGGCGCGTGGGGTCTGGCCACGGAGGACGAGGGCCGCCGACCCGAGACCACCATGGACGGCCTCGCGGCGCTCAAGACGCCCTTCCGCCCGCACGGCCGCGTGACGGCGGGCACGTCCTCGCCGCTCACCGACGGCGCGACGGTGTCGCTGCTCGCGGGCGCGTCGGCGGTGAAGGAGCTCGGCCTCGAGCCCAAGATGCGCCTGGTGTCGTTCGCGTTCGCGGGCGTCGAACCGGAGATCATGGGCATCGGCCCGATCCCCGCGACGGAGAAGGCTCTGCGCAAGGCCGGTCTGACGATCGACGACATCGGCCTGTTCGAGCTGAACGAGGCCTTCGCGATCCAGGTCCTCTCGCTCCTCGACCACTTCGGCATCGCCGACGACGACCCGCGCGTCAACCCGTGGGGCGGCGCGATCGCGGTCGGTCACCCCCTCGCCGCATCCGGTGTGCGCCTCATGATCCAGCTGGCGGCGCAGTTCCGCCAGCGCCCCGACGTGCGATACGGCCTCACGGCGATGTGCGTCGGTCTCGGCCAGGGCGGCTCGGTCATCTGGGAGAACCCGTGGTTCGACGGCAAGAAGAAGCGGAAGTGA
- a CDS encoding 3-hydroxyacyl-CoA dehydrogenase NAD-binding domain-containing protein, translating to MTNYDAIDFSVLETLSADEVVTHSPARDIRLASGKVLALITLDNGRDHTRPNTLGPATLAELGRTLAGLKLRAAAGEIDAVGITGKQYILAAGADLSEVSNVPSREIARMIAQRGHQVLGSLSELGVPTFAFVNGLALGGGLEIALNSTYRTVDASAAAIALPEVFLGIIPGWGGAYLLPNLIGIENALEVVISNPLKQNRMLKPKQAFDYGIVDAIFPAATYLEDSLRWADGVLSGAVKVERKNEPGKIERLTKWPIAIKMARGMLESRIGTVPRSPYVALELLDKARGGTKAEGFAREDEALADLVVGDQFAASMYAFDLVQKRAKRPVGAPDKALAKKVTKVGIIGAGLMASQFALLFVRKLQVPVLITDLDQARVDKGVAYIHEEIGKLEAKGRLDGDTANRLRALVTGTTDKSLYADCDFVIEAVFEEVGVKQQVFGEIETIVAEDAVLATNTSSLSVEEIGAKLAHPERLVGFHFFNPVAVMPLIEIVKTPATTDAALSTAFVVAKNLGKNAVLTADAPGFVVNRLLAKVMGEAARAVYEGTPLLTVEKAFAPLGLPMTPFQLIDLVGWKVAAHVQDTMAHAFPDRFFASENFHALAELPEVVEKDKNGRVTGWTKAAQKILVTGSAPASESEILRRVQDGLAQEIRTMLDEGVVAEVEDIDLCLILGAGWPFIDGGASPYLDREGASERVFGDTFHHPPIRGIGG from the coding sequence ATGACGAACTACGACGCCATCGACTTCTCCGTCCTCGAGACCCTGTCGGCCGACGAGGTGGTCACGCACTCCCCCGCACGCGACATCCGACTCGCGTCCGGCAAGGTGCTCGCCCTCATCACGCTCGACAACGGTCGCGACCACACGCGGCCGAACACGCTCGGGCCCGCGACGCTGGCCGAACTCGGCCGCACACTCGCGGGGTTGAAGCTGCGGGCGGCCGCGGGCGAGATCGACGCCGTGGGCATCACCGGCAAGCAGTACATCCTGGCCGCCGGCGCCGACCTGTCCGAGGTCTCGAACGTGCCGTCGCGCGAGATCGCCCGCATGATCGCCCAGCGCGGCCATCAGGTGCTCGGATCCCTGTCCGAGCTCGGCGTACCCACGTTCGCGTTCGTGAACGGTCTCGCCCTCGGCGGCGGCCTCGAGATCGCGCTGAACTCGACGTATCGCACGGTCGACGCGTCGGCCGCCGCGATCGCGCTGCCCGAGGTGTTCCTGGGCATCATCCCGGGCTGGGGCGGGGCGTACCTGCTGCCGAACCTCATCGGCATCGAGAACGCCCTCGAGGTCGTGATCTCCAACCCGCTCAAGCAGAACCGGATGCTGAAGCCGAAGCAGGCGTTCGACTACGGCATCGTCGACGCGATCTTCCCCGCGGCCACCTACCTCGAGGACTCGCTGCGCTGGGCTGACGGCGTCCTCTCCGGAGCGGTCAAGGTCGAGCGCAAGAATGAGCCGGGCAAGATCGAGCGCCTCACGAAGTGGCCGATCGCGATCAAGATGGCGCGCGGCATGCTCGAGAGCCGGATCGGCACGGTGCCCCGGTCCCCCTATGTCGCGCTGGAGCTGCTCGACAAGGCTCGCGGCGGCACCAAGGCGGAAGGGTTCGCCCGTGAGGACGAGGCCCTCGCCGACCTCGTCGTCGGCGACCAGTTCGCCGCATCCATGTACGCCTTCGACCTCGTCCAGAAGCGCGCGAAGCGGCCGGTCGGCGCACCCGACAAGGCGCTCGCGAAGAAGGTCACGAAGGTCGGCATCATCGGCGCCGGACTCATGGCCAGCCAGTTCGCGCTGCTGTTCGTTCGCAAGCTGCAGGTGCCGGTGCTCATCACCGACCTGGATCAGGCACGCGTGGACAAGGGAGTCGCCTACATCCACGAGGAGATCGGCAAACTCGAGGCCAAGGGCCGGCTCGACGGCGACACCGCCAATCGCCTCCGCGCCCTCGTGACGGGCACGACCGACAAGAGCCTGTACGCCGACTGCGACTTCGTGATCGAGGCCGTGTTCGAGGAGGTCGGCGTCAAGCAGCAGGTGTTCGGCGAGATCGAGACGATCGTCGCCGAAGACGCCGTGCTGGCGACGAACACGTCATCGCTCTCGGTCGAGGAGATCGGTGCGAAGCTCGCGCATCCCGAGCGCCTCGTCGGATTCCACTTCTTCAACCCGGTCGCGGTCATGCCGCTCATCGAGATCGTGAAGACGCCGGCCACGACGGACGCGGCGCTGTCGACCGCGTTCGTCGTCGCCAAGAACCTCGGCAAGAACGCCGTGCTCACGGCCGACGCGCCCGGTTTCGTGGTGAACCGCCTGCTGGCCAAGGTCATGGGCGAGGCCGCACGTGCCGTCTACGAGGGCACGCCGCTCCTGACGGTCGAGAAGGCCTTCGCCCCGCTCGGGCTGCCGATGACGCCCTTCCAGCTCATCGATCTGGTCGGCTGGAAGGTCGCCGCGCACGTGCAGGACACGATGGCGCACGCCTTCCCCGACCGCTTCTTCGCGTCGGAGAACTTCCATGCCCTCGCCGAGCTGCCCGAGGTGGTGGAGAAGGACAAGAACGGCCGCGTGACCGGGTGGACCAAGGCCGCGCAGAAGATCCTCGTGACCGGCTCCGCCCCCGCGAGCGAAAGCGAGATCCTCCGTCGTGTGCAGGACGGTCTCGCGCAGGAGATCCGGACCATGCTCGACGAGGGGGTCGTCGCCGAGGTCGAGGACATCGATCTGTGCCTCATCCTCGGCGCAGGCTGGCCTTTCATCGACGGCGGCGCATCGCCCTACCTCGACCGCGAGGGCGCGTCGGAGCGCGTGTTCGGCGACACGTTCCACCACCCGCCCATCCGCGGCATCGGCGGCTGA
- the dxs gene encoding 1-deoxy-D-xylulose-5-phosphate synthase yields MELLPSIRSPRDIDGLDLAQLEQLAAEIRTFLVENVARTGGHLGPNLGVVELTIALHRVFDSPSDPIIFDTGHQSYVHKLLTGRQDFSRLRSRGGLAGYPQRSESEHDVVESSHASSSLSWADGVSRAFSRTGRRDRHVVAVVGDGSLTGGMTWEALNNITDDNDRNLVIVVNDNGRSYAPTIGGMARYLNKVRTNDTYRTLHRGSANLSGRLGPAARAIYRGIRGGAHGFLSRFTNNEALYSNLDIKYLGPVDGHDLEGLIEVMQQAKSYGAPVIVHAITEKGRGYAPARSDEADQFHAVGRIDPVTGEPLSSSGGHDWTDVFADELLQIGSERDDVIAMTAAMLRPTGLQLFAERFPERVYDVGIAEQHAVASAAGLAFGGLHPVVAIYATFMNRAFDQVLMDVALHGAGVTFALDRAGVTGPDGPSHHGIWDLAMLQLVPSIRIAAPRDAARLREELREAVAVPDAPTVVRYAKGAAADDLPAVERLSDGVDVLARADAEDVLLIGIGPMAHTAMAVAERLRAQGIGATVVDPRWVIPVQPSIVELARRHRLVITIEDGIRVGGVGTRVRQVLREAGVDTAVDELGVPDEFIPHASREQILEDAGLTPAKIAQDVVSQVLGTRIPVARPTSADIPSVEEWVRSRGAD; encoded by the coding sequence ATGGAGCTGTTGCCGAGCATCCGAAGCCCCCGCGACATCGACGGACTCGACCTCGCCCAGCTGGAGCAGCTCGCGGCGGAGATCCGCACCTTCCTCGTCGAGAACGTCGCGCGCACGGGCGGTCACCTCGGCCCGAACCTCGGTGTCGTGGAGCTCACGATCGCCCTGCACCGCGTATTCGACTCCCCGTCCGACCCGATCATCTTCGACACCGGGCACCAGTCGTACGTGCACAAGCTCCTGACCGGACGCCAGGACTTCTCCCGCCTGCGCTCGCGCGGCGGCCTCGCGGGCTACCCGCAGCGCAGCGAGAGCGAGCACGACGTCGTCGAGTCCTCGCATGCTTCCAGCTCGCTCAGCTGGGCCGACGGCGTCTCGCGCGCCTTCAGCCGCACCGGGCGCCGCGACCGCCACGTCGTCGCGGTCGTGGGCGACGGCTCGCTCACCGGCGGCATGACGTGGGAGGCGCTCAACAACATCACCGACGACAACGACCGCAACCTCGTCATCGTCGTCAACGACAACGGGCGGTCCTACGCGCCCACCATCGGCGGGATGGCGCGCTACCTGAACAAGGTGCGCACGAACGACACCTACCGCACGCTGCACCGCGGGTCGGCCAATCTCTCCGGGCGTCTGGGCCCCGCCGCCCGCGCGATCTACCGCGGCATCCGCGGCGGCGCCCACGGCTTCCTCTCGCGCTTCACGAACAACGAGGCGCTCTACTCCAACCTCGACATCAAGTATCTCGGCCCCGTCGACGGACACGATCTTGAGGGCCTCATCGAGGTGATGCAGCAGGCGAAGTCCTACGGCGCGCCGGTCATCGTCCACGCCATCACCGAGAAGGGCCGCGGGTACGCGCCCGCCCGCAGCGACGAGGCCGACCAGTTCCACGCCGTCGGCAGGATCGATCCGGTGACGGGCGAGCCGCTGTCCTCCAGCGGCGGTCACGACTGGACGGACGTCTTCGCCGACGAACTGCTGCAGATCGGCTCCGAGCGCGACGACGTCATCGCCATGACCGCCGCGATGCTGCGGCCCACGGGCCTGCAGCTGTTCGCCGAGCGCTTCCCCGAGCGCGTCTACGACGTCGGGATCGCCGAGCAGCACGCCGTCGCCTCGGCCGCGGGACTCGCGTTCGGCGGGCTGCATCCCGTCGTCGCAATCTATGCGACCTTCATGAACCGCGCGTTCGACCAGGTGCTCATGGACGTCGCTCTGCACGGCGCCGGGGTCACCTTCGCGCTGGACCGCGCCGGCGTCACGGGCCCGGACGGCCCGAGCCATCACGGCATCTGGGACCTCGCGATGCTTCAGCTCGTGCCCTCCATCCGCATCGCCGCCCCACGCGACGCCGCGCGACTGCGCGAAGAGCTGCGCGAGGCCGTGGCGGTCCCTGATGCGCCCACCGTCGTCCGATACGCGAAAGGGGCCGCGGCGGACGATCTCCCCGCGGTGGAGCGCCTCTCCGACGGCGTCGACGTGCTGGCCCGCGCGGACGCCGAGGACGTGCTGCTCATCGGGATCGGTCCGATGGCGCACACCGCGATGGCCGTCGCCGAGCGCCTGCGCGCTCAGGGCATCGGCGCGACGGTCGTCGATCCGCGCTGGGTGATCCCCGTGCAGCCGTCGATCGTCGAGCTCGCCCGCCGTCACCGCCTCGTCATCACGATCGAGGACGGCATCCGCGTCGGCGGCGTCGGGACGCGCGTGCGACAGGTGCTGCGCGAAGCCGGCGTCGACACGGCGGTGGACGAGCTCGGCGTGCCGGACGAGTTCATCCCGCACGCCTCCCGCGAGCAGATCCTCGAAGACGCCGGGCTCACCCCCGCCAAGATCGCCCAGGACGTCGTCTCGCAGGTGCTCGGCACCCGCATCCCCGTCGCCCGCCCGACCTCCGCCGACATCCCGTCGGTGGAGGAATGGGTGCGCAGCCGCGGCGCCGACTGA